Proteins from a single region of Flavobacterium sp. K5-23:
- a CDS encoding gliding motility-associated C-terminal domain-containing protein — MVLKLLFAPKDYFLHFIIIIVMFFSKTNINAQCAGNNNSLTVCNITDSSSQSINLFNQLLGSPVAGGTWKDDLFSGGLNQTTGILNAQLINKSGVYTYTYTVNDGSGCINSATVTVTVGGYSGVSSPNVSACSDDSSFNLFQGFNGNFLGPQINGVWSDNNGTGALNGGLLNAKVAGLGTYSFTYTMPAIGTCPAQSSTVNVTIFRAPEPGTAVPLLLCSSDDLSLYSDLDLNSRLSGADSGGLWTETGTVELSSPFDSRVNVQNLYNTFGAGAYSFTYSVLPNNPICNIKKATVTIIIEDLLDFTGATLEVNSDICEEEIATATYSAVLTQVNQLTQNIPNGTYDVTYTVSGVAGSITTTSSFINGVFNFDINRVLFPKVGKYSINITRIVNNASLGICTNIIGTIKDDLNVNPLPKINTATLTINPVCKGSSATVGISGNTNLSNSNYNIVYNLSGSNLAVAQQAVFTVSGGLANFVVPASLIPNIGNTTILITKITNLITGCTNTTTATQSFVIKPLTDLPNLKIEVKDICKTQPATVTFSGLGILTNITLNYDLTGANTAVNQSLVLPVSSGNASYVIPANLLVNIGVTSLLITGIIDNGGGCVATITNGTKNFTINAIPNVPITKNEIFCKNDKKTIANLTPQGSQYQWFNSAASTAVLTSSTLLVSGDYYVKEVNTVTGCESGRVLAVVVINEQQSPTLIQGGQNFCGLDKPTLLDLSSNTTSNGTLSWFDAPVNGNQVAENTLLKDAHTYYGFYFSRATNCYSDAFAVTVSLTNCNVPPGFFIPDGFSPNGDGVNDTFRIPDIEFIYPNYSLEIYNRYGNLMFDGNRFKSEWDGKNSDFNIGIDGLSPNGVYFYIINFNKANKSPYQGRLYLNR, encoded by the coding sequence ATGGTTTTAAAATTACTTTTCGCGCCAAAGGATTACTTTTTACATTTTATTATTATCATTGTAATGTTTTTCTCTAAAACAAATATTAATGCACAATGTGCAGGGAATAATAATAGTTTAACAGTTTGTAACATTACAGATTCCAGTAGTCAATCCATAAATCTTTTTAATCAATTATTAGGATCTCCTGTGGCAGGAGGAACTTGGAAAGATGACCTTTTTTCTGGAGGTTTAAACCAAACTACAGGAATATTAAACGCTCAACTTATTAATAAAAGTGGTGTTTACACATACACCTATACTGTTAACGATGGTAGCGGATGTATAAATTCTGCTACTGTAACTGTTACAGTAGGAGGTTATTCAGGAGTGTCCAGTCCTAATGTTTCGGCATGTAGTGATGATTCAAGTTTTAATTTATTTCAGGGCTTTAACGGAAATTTCTTAGGACCGCAAATTAACGGTGTTTGGTCTGATAATAATGGGACAGGGGCACTAAATGGCGGTCTTCTTAATGCTAAAGTTGCTGGATTGGGGACATATTCTTTTACCTATACTATGCCCGCAATAGGAACTTGTCCTGCACAATCTTCTACCGTTAATGTAACTATATTTAGAGCTCCGGAACCAGGAACAGCTGTTCCTTTGCTATTATGTAGTTCTGATGATTTGTCTTTGTATAGTGATTTAGATTTGAATAGTAGATTGAGCGGAGCAGATTCTGGTGGTTTATGGACAGAAACCGGTACTGTTGAATTATCCAGTCCATTTGATTCTAGGGTAAATGTTCAGAACTTGTATAATACTTTTGGTGCAGGTGCTTATAGTTTTACCTATTCTGTTTTACCCAATAATCCTATTTGTAATATTAAAAAAGCAACGGTAACGATCATCATTGAAGATCTACTCGATTTTACTGGCGCTACACTTGAGGTAAACTCTGATATTTGTGAAGAAGAAATTGCTACGGCAACCTATAGTGCGGTTCTCACACAAGTAAATCAACTTACCCAGAATATACCAAATGGTACATATGATGTGACTTATACTGTTTCAGGGGTAGCGGGTTCGATTACAACAACTTCCAGCTTTATCAACGGTGTTTTTAATTTTGATATTAATCGAGTTCTTTTTCCAAAAGTAGGTAAATATTCGATAAACATAACAAGGATTGTAAATAATGCAAGTTTAGGTATTTGCACCAATATAATTGGCACAATTAAAGATGATTTAAATGTTAACCCTTTACCGAAAATTAATACCGCAACACTAACCATTAATCCTGTTTGTAAAGGTTCTAGTGCGACGGTCGGAATTTCTGGTAACACTAATTTATCCAACAGTAATTATAATATTGTCTATAATTTGTCAGGAAGTAATTTGGCTGTGGCTCAACAAGCAGTTTTTACAGTTAGTGGTGGTTTGGCTAATTTTGTTGTTCCAGCTAGTTTAATTCCAAATATTGGGAATACTACAATCCTAATTACAAAAATCACAAATCTAATTACAGGGTGTACTAATACTACAACTGCAACTCAAAGTTTTGTCATAAAACCATTAACTGATCTTCCTAATTTAAAGATTGAGGTTAAAGATATTTGTAAAACTCAACCTGCAACTGTAACGTTTTCAGGATTAGGAATCTTGACAAATATAACTTTAAATTATGATCTTACCGGAGCAAATACTGCTGTTAATCAATCTTTGGTGTTGCCGGTTAGCTCTGGGAATGCCAGTTATGTTATTCCGGCTAATTTACTTGTCAATATAGGCGTTACGTCGTTATTAATTACAGGTATTATTGATAATGGTGGTGGTTGTGTAGCCACGATAACCAATGGAACTAAAAATTTTACAATTAATGCAATTCCAAATGTACCAATAACGAAAAATGAAATATTTTGTAAAAACGATAAAAAAACAATTGCCAATTTAACTCCACAAGGGTCGCAATACCAATGGTTCAATTCGGCAGCAAGTACAGCAGTATTAACTAGTAGTACTCTTTTAGTTTCGGGGGATTATTATGTAAAAGAAGTCAATACCGTTACTGGATGTGAATCTGGAAGAGTACTGGCTGTCGTTGTGATAAATGAGCAGCAGTCGCCAACATTAATCCAAGGGGGGCAAAATTTCTGTGGATTGGATAAACCTACTTTGCTTGATTTGTCCTCAAATACGACTTCAAACGGCACATTATCCTGGTTTGATGCTCCTGTGAATGGAAATCAAGTGGCTGAAAATACATTGCTTAAAGATGCTCATACTTACTATGGTTTTTATTTTTCAAGAGCTACGAATTGTTACTCGGATGCTTTTGCGGTAACCGTATCCCTTACTAATTGTAATGTGCCTCCTGGATTTTTTATTCCTGACGGATTTTCTCCAAACGGAGATGGGGTAAATGACACTTTCCGAATTCCAGATATTGAATTTATATACCCAAATTATTCTTTGGAAATTTACAACAGATACGGAAATCTAATGTTTGATGGCAATAGATTTAAATCAGAATGGGATGGGAAAAATTCCGATTTTAATATTGGGATAGATGGACTTTCGCCAAACGGGGTTTATTTTTATATTATCAATTTTAATAAAGCGAACAAATCACCTTATCAAGGGCGCCTCTATTTAAATCGATAA